Part of the Pseudomonas abietaniphila genome is shown below.
CCGGTGGCCTACGCGGATGAACAGCGGGTCGTTAAACAGCGCGCGGAGACGGTTCAAGGCGGCGCTGATCGTGGGTTGGCCGAGGAACAGTTTCTCGGCGGCACGGGTCACGTTGCGCTCCTGCATCAAGGTTTCGAACACCACCATCAGGTTGATATCGGCCTTGCGCAGCTCATTGCGATTCATACATCGTCCCCGTAGGCCGGCATGTGTCATCCATTTTGTAACGAAATGATGGGCAACAGTTTATGGATCGCCGTTGGTTCACGTCCAGCGCAACCCAATGTTTCGTGAATCAAGGGGCTAACCGATCAGGCGGGGATCAACGCCAGGAGACGTCGGAGGTGACGACGGCAGCGAATGTGCTGTGTCATTCAGCATCCATGCTCCTCTGGCGCCGCGTTCGTCTGATCTCGGCGACTTCAAGTCGTCTAATGCAGGTCTTGCGCCCACGTGGGATCAATCCCAATGAACTTCCTTCCAGCCTCGTCAGTCAGCATGGAAACGCTCATCATGAGGCTCGACATTCCATGCAGATTTCCTTGAAAGGTCAGGTTGCGCTGGTCACCGGCGCCAGTTCAGGGCTAGGGGCGGGCGCGGCAAAAGGGCTGGCAGACGCCGGAGCGGCCGTGGTGATCAACTACCACTCGCAATCCGAACCCGCTGAAAAGCTGGCTGAGCAGATACGTGCCGCAGGCGGACAAGCCATTGCCGTGGGTGCCGATGTATCGAAGGAGGACGAGGTCGAAACGCTGTTCGCCGAAATCATCAAGGCCTTTGGCAGGCTCGACATCCTCATTGCCAATTCCGGTTTGCAGAAAGATTCGCCCATCGCCGAGATGACCCTGGAAGACTGGAACACCGTCATCAACGTCAATCTCACAGGCCAGTTTCTCTGCGCGCGGGCCGCCCTGCGCCAGTTCGCCCGGCAAGAAATCCGTCCCGAGGTCTCCCGCGCTTTGGGCAAGATCATTCATATGAGCTCGGTGCATCAGGTGATTCCGTGGGCCGGGCACGTCAATTACGCGGCGTCCAAAGGCGGGGTGGACCTGCTGATGCGCAGCATCGCTCAGGAAGTCGGCGAGCAAAGGATCCGCGTGAACAGCATTGCGCCCGGCGCGATCCGTACCGCGATCAACACGAAGGCCACGTCCGGTGACGCTGAAAAGAAACTGCTGGAGCTGATTCCTTACGGGCGTGTTGGCGAAGCTGAGGACGTCGCCAATGCGGTGGTCTGGCTGGCGTCCGACGCGTCCGATTATGTCCACGGCACCACGCTGTTCATCGACGGTGGCATGAGCCTGTACCCGGAGTTCCGCAACAATGGTTAACCCTGCGGGACACCCTCAACAGCCTCAGAACGGCTTACGCGACGAGGCGCAGAACCCCATCGAGAACCACGGCATCATCGGTGACATGCGCAGCGCCGCACTGGTCGCCGACACCGGCAGCATCGATTTCTGCTGCTGGCCCGATTTCGACAGCCCCAGCATTTTCAGTGCACTGCTCGACACGCCGGACGCCGGGATCTTCCAGTTGTCCCCGCTGTTGCCCGACGCCCGCCGGCAGCAGCTGTACTTGCCGGAAACCAACGTCCTGATGACCCGCTGGATCGCCAAGGATGCGGTCGTTGAAGTCACCGATCTGATGCCGATTGCCTCCGATGTCGATGACTTGCCGCGCCTGGTCCGTCGCATTCATGTGCGCCACGGCACGGCGCGCGTGCGCATGCTGTGCCGGGTGCGCCACGATTACGGCCGTGCGGACACTCAGGCTCAGATGGCGGGCGAGGACGTGCTGTTCACTGCTCTTGAGCAACCAGCCCTACGCCTGTCAGCGACCACGGCCTTAACGATTGAAGGGCAGGCGGCCGTCGCCGAGTTTGAGATGGAACAAGGCGAAATCGCTGAGTTCATGCTGGGCGGTGCAGACGACGAGCAGGTCAAGGCCACTCGATGCGACTGCGACCTCAAGAGCACGGTGAATTTCTGGCAGCACTGGAGCCGGCATTCCAACTACCGGGGTCGTTGGCGCGAAACGGTCAATCGCTCGGCGCTGGCGCTCAAATTGTTGACCTCACGCAAACACGGCGGAATCGTCGCTGCGGCCACTTTCGGACTTCCGGAAGAAGAGGGCGGCGAGCGCAATTGGGACTATCGCTACACCTGGATTCGCGATGCGTCCTTTACGGTCTATGCGTTCATGCGCCTGGGATACACCGAAGAGGCCAACGACTTCATGAAGTGGGTGCGCGAGCGCATGGGCGATTGCTGCGAAGAATCCACCCGGTTGGGCATCCTCTATGCGCTGGACGGCCGTGAAGAACTTCCGGAAGAGAATCTTGAGCACCTGTCAGGTTATGGCGGCGCAACGCCGGTGCGCATCGGCAACGAAGCGTACAAGCAGACGCAGCTCGACATCTACGGCGAGTTGATGGACGCAGTTTACCTGGCCAACAAGTACGGTGAAGCGATCTCCCACGAAGGCTGGAAACATGCGACCCGGCTGGTCAATGATCTGTGCGAGACCTGGAACACCAAGGACGTCGGCATTTGGGAGATGCGCGGGGACGATCAGCATTTCCTGCACTCCAGGCTGATGTGCTGGGTGGCGCTGGACCGCGCGTTGCGCCTGTCGCTGAAACGTTCGCTGCCCGCACCTTTTGAAAAGTGGGACAAGACACGCCAGGCGATTCACGATGACATTTGGGAAAACTTCTGGGACCCGGAACTTGGGCATTTCGTCCAGCACAAGGGCAGCAAGAACCTGGATGCGTCGATGCTGTTGATGCCGCTGGTGAGGTTCGTCGGCGCCAGCGATCCCAAGTGGATCAAGACGCTGGAAGCCATCGAGCGCACGCTGGTGCGCGATGGCATGGTGTTCCGCTACCGCAACGACGACGATTACGGGGATGGCCTGAAGGGTGACGAAGGCGCCTTCGTGGCGTGCTCGTTCTGGTACGTCGAGTGCCTGGCGCGGGCCGGACGTATCGAGCAGGCGCACCTCGAGTTCGAGCAACTGCTGCGCTACGCCAACCCGCTGGGCTTGTATGCCGAAGAATTCGACACCCACGGCCACCATCTGGGTAACACGCCGCAGGCGTTGAGTCACTTGGCGCTGATCAGCGCGGCGAGTTTTCTTGATCGCAAACTCGAAGGCAGCCAGACGCTCTGGCAGCCCTGAACAGAGGAGAAGTGTCATGGCTCACGCGTTTAAGGTCGGCGATCACGTACGCTGGAACTCTGATGTCGGGCATGTGACAGGTAAGGTGACCAAGGTCCATACCAAGGACTGCGAATTCATGGGCCGCCACCGCCCCGCGTCGCAGGACGACCCGCAGTACGAAGTCAAAAGCGACAAGACCGGGCATCTGGCGATGCACAAGGAAGGGGCGTTGGAGAAGGCGTGAGTATGTTGGGTGAGCGCGTTTGGTAGC
Proteins encoded:
- a CDS encoding glycoside hydrolase family 15 protein is translated as MVNPAGHPQQPQNGLRDEAQNPIENHGIIGDMRSAALVADTGSIDFCCWPDFDSPSIFSALLDTPDAGIFQLSPLLPDARRQQLYLPETNVLMTRWIAKDAVVEVTDLMPIASDVDDLPRLVRRIHVRHGTARVRMLCRVRHDYGRADTQAQMAGEDVLFTALEQPALRLSATTALTIEGQAAVAEFEMEQGEIAEFMLGGADDEQVKATRCDCDLKSTVNFWQHWSRHSNYRGRWRETVNRSALALKLLTSRKHGGIVAAATFGLPEEEGGERNWDYRYTWIRDASFTVYAFMRLGYTEEANDFMKWVRERMGDCCEESTRLGILYALDGREELPEENLEHLSGYGGATPVRIGNEAYKQTQLDIYGELMDAVYLANKYGEAISHEGWKHATRLVNDLCETWNTKDVGIWEMRGDDQHFLHSRLMCWVALDRALRLSLKRSLPAPFEKWDKTRQAIHDDIWENFWDPELGHFVQHKGSKNLDASMLLMPLVRFVGASDPKWIKTLEAIERTLVRDGMVFRYRNDDDYGDGLKGDEGAFVACSFWYVECLARAGRIEQAHLEFEQLLRYANPLGLYAEEFDTHGHHLGNTPQALSHLALISAASFLDRKLEGSQTLWQP
- a CDS encoding SDR family oxidoreductase — protein: MQISLKGQVALVTGASSGLGAGAAKGLADAGAAVVINYHSQSEPAEKLAEQIRAAGGQAIAVGADVSKEDEVETLFAEIIKAFGRLDILIANSGLQKDSPIAEMTLEDWNTVINVNLTGQFLCARAALRQFARQEIRPEVSRALGKIIHMSSVHQVIPWAGHVNYAASKGGVDLLMRSIAQEVGEQRIRVNSIAPGAIRTAINTKATSGDAEKKLLELIPYGRVGEAEDVANAVVWLASDASDYVHGTTLFIDGGMSLYPEFRNNG
- a CDS encoding DUF2945 domain-containing protein — protein: MAHAFKVGDHVRWNSDVGHVTGKVTKVHTKDCEFMGRHRPASQDDPQYEVKSDKTGHLAMHKEGALEKA